The following proteins are encoded in a genomic region of Populus nigra chromosome 16, ddPopNigr1.1, whole genome shotgun sequence:
- the LOC133676287 gene encoding actin-interacting protein 1-2-like, which produces MTELAETYACVPSTERGRGILISGHPKTNKILYTNNRSILILNLDNPLDVSVYGEHAYQATVARYSPNGEWIASADVSGTVRIWGAYNDHVLKKEFKVLTGRIDDLQWSPDGLRIVASGDGKGKSLVRAFMWDSGTNVGEFDGHSRRVLSCAFKPTRPFRIVTCGEDFLVNFYEGPPFKFKSSHRDHSNFVNCIRFSPDGSKFISVSSDKKGILFDGKTGEKIGELSSEDGHKGSIYAVSWSPDGKQVLTVSADKSAKVWEICDDGSGKLTKTLTSSDCGGVDDMLVSCLWQNDHLVTVSLGGTISVFSASDLGKSALQISGHMKNVTSLSVLKNVPKTILSSSYDGLIVKWIQGIGYSGKLRRKENSQIKCLAAAEEEVITSGFDNKLWRVRFLGDQCGDADSIDVHSQPKDISLALLCPELALVAIDSGVVMIRGTKVVSTINLDFAVTASAISPDGSEAIIGGQDGKLHIYSVTGDTLTEDAVLEKHRGAVSVIRYSPDVSMFASGDLNREAVVWDRASREVKLKNMLYHTARINCLAWSPDSSMVATGSLDTCIIIYEINKPASSRMTIKGAHLGGVYGLAFTDDRSVVSSGEDACVRVWKVNPQ; this is translated from the exons atgacagaGCTCGCAGAAACCTACGCTTGCGTTCCCTCGACCGAACGAGGCAGAGGGATCCTAATTTCCGGTCAtccaaaaaccaataaaatcctTTACACTAACAACCGATCCATTCTCATCCTCAACCTTGACAACCCGCTTGACGTCTCCGTCTATGGTGAGCACGCTTACCAAGCCACCGTCGCACGATACTCTCCCAATGGCGAGTGGATCGCCTCCGCTGATGTATCTGGGACTGTCAGGATCTGGGGTGCTTACAATGATCATGtcttgaaaaaagaatttaaagtaCTCACCGGTCGGATCGATGATCTTCAGTGGTCCCCTGATGGGTTGAGGATCGTCGCCTCTGGGGATGGAAAAGGGAAATCTCTTGTTCGCGCTTTTAT gtgGGATTCAGGGACTAATGTAGGGGAATTTGATGGGCATTCACGGCGAGTTTTGAGCTGTGCGTTTAAGCCAACTAGGCCATTTCGAATTGTCACGTGTGGAGAGGATTTCTTGgttaatttctatgaaggaccGCCATTTAAATTCAAGTCATCTCACAG GGATCATTCAAATTTTGTCAATTGTATACGGTTCTCTCCAGATGGTAGCAAGTTTATCAGTGTAAGTTCTGATAAGAAAGGCATACTGTTTGACGGAAAGACAGGAGAGAAGATCGGAGAGTTGTCATCTGAGGATGGTCATAAGGGCAGTATTTATGCTGTTAGTTGGAGTCCTGATGGTAAACAG GTGCTAACAGTATCTGCCGACAAGTCTGCAAAAGTGTGGGAGATCTGTGATGATGGTAGTGGAAAGTTGACAAAAACTTTGACTTCTTCTGACTGTGGTGGAGTGGATGATATGCTAGTCAGTTGCCTTTGGCAGAATGATCATCTTGTCACTGTTTCTCTTGGTGGCACAATCAGCGTTTTCTCAGCTAGTGATCTTGGTAAAAGTGCACTGCAAATATCTGGTCATATGAAGAATGTTACATCTTTATCTGTGCTTAAAAATGTCCCCAAGACAATCCTGTCCAGCAGCTATGATGGTTTGATAGTTAAATGGATTCAAGGCATTGGATACAGCGGCAAATTGCGGAGGAAGGAGAATTCTCAAATTAAATGCTTAGCTGCTGCTGAAGAAGAAGTCATCACATCTGGTTTTGATAATAAG ttATGGAGAGTTCGTTTTCTTGGTGATCAATGTGGAGATGCAGATTCCATTGATGTCCACAGCCAACCAAAGGATATAAGTCTTGCCCTTCTCTGCCCTGAGCTTGCTTTGGTTGCAATTGATTCAGGTGTTGTCATGATTCGTGGTACAAAAGTAGTGTCAACCATCAATCTTGACTTTGCTGTGACAGCATCTGCAATTTCACCTGATGGAAGTGAAGCAATCATAGGTGGGCAGGATGGAAAATTGCACATAtattctgtcacgggtgatacACTCACAGAAGATGCAGTCCTTGAAAAACATCGTGGAGCTGTCAGTGTCATCCGCTACTCTCCAGATGTTTCAATGTTTGCTTCTGGTGATTTAAATAGGGAAGCTGTAGTTTGGGATCGTGCTTCCAGAGAG GTGAAGCTTAAAAACATGTTGTACCACACTGCCCGCATAAACTGCCTTGCTTGGTCTCCTGATAGCAGCATGGTTGCAACTGGATCGCTTGACACCTGTATAATCATATATGAAATCAACAAGCCAGCATCTAGTCGGATGACCATCAAGGGAGCTCACTTGGGTGGAGTTTATGGATTAGCATTTACTGATGATCGTAGTGTGGTAAGTTCTGGTGAGGATGCCTGTGTTCGTGTTTGGAAGGTAAATCCACAGTGA
- the LOC133675891 gene encoding beta-glucosidase 44-like, protein MRAKALPFLILFLSITHCISHAAELNGPSKQSETISFETAGGLRQGFPKGFVFGTATSAYQVEGMADKDGRGPSIWDAFVKIPGIVANNATGEVSVDQYHRYKEDVDIMKKLNFDAYRFSISWSRIFPDGAGKVNWNGVAYYNRLIDYMIKRGITPYANLYHYDLPLALEKKYNGLLSNQVVKDFADYADFCFKTFGDRVKNWMTFNEPRVVAALGYDNGFFAPGRCSKAFGNCTVGNSATEPYIVAHHLILSHAAAVQRYREKYQEKQKGRIGILLDFVYYEPLTRSKADNLAAQRARDFHVGWFIHPIVYGEYPKTMQNIVGSRLPKFTEEEVKMVKGSMDFVGINHYTTYYMYDPHQSKPKNLGYQQDWNAGFAYKKKGVEIGPRANSYWLYNVPWGMYKAVMYIKERYGNPTMILSENGMDDPGNLTRSKAMQDTTRIGYYKAYLSQLKKAADDGANLVGYFAWSLLDNFEWRLGYTSRFGIVYVDYSNLKRYPKMSANWFKHLLERNKH, encoded by the exons ATGAGAGCAAAGGCATTGCCATTCTTGATATTATTTCTCAGTATTACTCACTGTATCTCCCATGCAGCAGAACTCAATGGACCTTCAAAGCAGTCAGAGACCATTAGTTTCGAAACAGCCGGAGGGCTGAGACAGGGCTTCCCTAAGGGGTTTGTCTTTGGAACTGCTACTTCTGCTTATCAAGTTGAAGGCATGGCTGACAAGGATGGTCGTGGGCCTAGCATTTGGGATGCCTTTGTCAAAATTCCTG GGATCGTTGCCAATAATGCTACAGGGGAAGTGTCAGTGGACCAGTATCACCGCTACAAG GAAGATGTAGATATCATGAAAAAGTTGAACTTCGATGCATACCGGTTCTCGATTTCATGGTCCAGAATTTTCCCTG ATGGAGCTGGAAAAGTGAATTGGAACGGAGTTGCATACTATAATAGGTTGATCGACTACATGATCAAAAGAG GCATTACTCCATATGCGAATCTTTATCACTATGATCTTCCGCTAGCACTTGAGAAGAAGTATAATGGATTGTTGAGTAACCAAGTAGT GAAAGACTTTGCCGATTATGCAGACTTCTGTTTTAAGACCTTTGGAGATCGAGTAAAGAATTGGATGACATTCAATGAACCTAGAGTGGTGGCTGCGCTTGGATATGATAATGGGTTCTTTGCTCCTGGAAGGTGTTCCAAAGCATTTGGGAATTGTACAGTCGGCAATTCTGCAACAGAGCCTTATATTGTTgctcatcatttgattttatctcATGCAGCTGCTGTTCAGAGATATCGCGAAAAGTATCAA gaaaaacaaaagggaaggaTTGGAATTCTCTTGGATTTTGTTTATTACGAACCTCTTACCAGATCAAAAGCTGACAACTTAGCAGCTCAAAGAGCAAGAGATTTTCATGTTGGATG GTTTATTCATCCTATTGTATATGGTGAATAtccgaaaacaatgcaaaataTTGTCGGGAGTAGGCTGCCCAAGTTTACAGAAGAAGAAGTCAAGATGGTGAAGGGCTCAATGGATTTTGTGGGAATCAACCATTATACTACTTACTACATGTATGATCCACATCAGTCCAAACCAAAGAACTTGGGCTACCAGCAAGACTGGAATGCTGGATTTGCTT ATAAGAAGAAGGGAGTGGAAATTGGTCCAAGA GCAAATTCTTATTGGCTTTATAATGTACCATGGGGTATGTACAAGGCTGTGATGTACATCAAAGAGCGCTATGGAAACCCTACAATGATACTGTCTGAAAATG GGATGGATGATCCTGGTAATCTCACACGTTCCAAAGCAATGCAAGACACCACTAGAATTGGCTACTACAAGGCCTATTTGTCTCAACTGAAGAAAGCAGCTGATGATGGAGCCAATTTGGTTGGGTACTTTGCTTGGTCATTACTTGACAACTTTGAATGGAGATTAGGCTACACTTCAAGGTTTGGAATTGTGTATGTTGATTACTCCAACCTTAAGAGGTACCCAAAAATGTCTGCCAATTGGTTCAAGCATCTCCTAGAGCGGAACAAACATTAA
- the LOC133675890 gene encoding exonuclease 1: MGVKDLLKFMKPYIEPVHIKKYNGKRVGIDAYSWLHKGAYSCSMEICLNSNSEKKLRYLDYFMHRINLLRHYKITPVVVFDGGNIPCKAGTEQDRYRKRKANRELAMDKLKEGNANAATEFFQRAISITPLMAHQLIQILRSENIEFLVAPYEADAQLAHLASLEAERGGIAAVITEDSDLLAYGCQATIFKMDRYGNGEEIVLDKVFDAAARKPSFQCFDKELFMGMCVLAGCDFLPSVPGIGISKAHSYVSKYRNLDRVLSVLKLEKGRQMPEDYSKSFIEALAVFQHARIYDSNSKRLEHMKPVPQNLLESLEGKLDFLGPEIPPSVATAIAEGNLDPTTMEAFACFRSPGRLPDPIFIQNPSQLQKPKAKVVSRQMNSSMAFLSYKSEGDSSGVVLKQEPLSTESMYISEALALQKLISPPEVNIKETAMVPNDVPLKVPKNPFRIQQVEEINLDQKDSSTGQISVVLDHEKMNIPWAAPDDIQSEVHDKSPPKKRKLNKVHLDQGASITAQASVVTKAENSDNVCVAESQENVNSMPKMTSNGKGKNEKAKRSKHMSLENTKNTILNFFSRA, translated from the exons ATGGGTGTCAAAGATCTGCTCAAGTTCATGAAACCCTACATTGAACctgttcacataaaaaaatataatggcaAACGT GTGGGTATTGATGCTTATAGTTGGCTACATAAAGGAG CTTATTCATGTAGCATGGAGATTTGTTTAAATTCAAATAGCGAAAAGAAGTTGCGGTATTTAGACTATTTTATGCACAGAATTAATCTACTTAGACACTACAAGATTACACCAGTAGTTGTTTTTGATGGTGGAAATATTCCCTGTAAAGCTGGAACTGAACAAGACAGATACAG gaaaagaaaagcaaatcgTGAGTTGGCAATGGATAAGCTCAAAGAAGGGAATGCTAATGCTGCTACTGAATTTTTTCAG AGAGCAATTAGCATTACCCCATTGATGGCACATCAACTGATTCAG ATCTTGAGATCGGAAAACATAGAATTTTTGGTAGCTCCATACGAGGCTGATGCACAGTTAGCACATTTAGCTAGCCTTGAAGCAGAAAGAGGTGGTATAGCAGCTGTTATAACAGAGGACAGTGATCTATTGGCATATGGTTGCCAAGCT ACTATTTTTAAGATGGATCGGTACGGCAATGGTGAGGAGATAGTTTTAGACAAGGTTTTTGATGCTGCAGCTCGCAAACCTTCATTCCAATGTTTTGATAAGGAATTGTTCATGG GTATGTGTGTCTTAGCTGGTTGTGATTTCCTTCCATCTGTTCCTGGAATAGGGATTTCGAAGGCTCATTCTTATGTGTCCAAGTATCGGAACTTAGATCGT GTTTTATCAGTTTTGAAGTTGGAAAAAGGTCGACAAATGCCTGAAGATTATTCAAAATCTTTCATAGAGGCTCTAGCAGTTTTCCAGCACGCCAGAAT ATATGATTCGAACAGTAAGAGACTGGAACACATGAAGCCTGTCCCTCAAAATTTACTGGAATCTTTGGAAGGGAAGCTGGATTTCCTTGGACC AGAAATTCCTCCTTCCGTAGCAACTGCAATTGCTGAAGGGAACTTGGATCCAACAACCATGGAGGCCTTTGCTTGTTTTCGAAGTCCTGGACGTCTTCCAGACcctattttcattcaaaatcctTCTCAACTTCAGAAACCCAAAGCTAAGGTTGTATCCAGACAGATGAACAGCTCGATGGCCTTTCTTTCCTATAAATCTGAAGGAGACAGTTCAG GTGTGGTACTGAAGCAGGAGCCACTTTCCACTGAAAGTATGTATATCAGCGAAGCTCTAGCACTTCAGAAACTAATTTCGCCACCTGaagttaatattaaagaaaCAGCAATGGTTCCCAATGATGTTCCACTGAAAGTTCCTAAGAACCCATTCAGGATTCAACAAGTTGAAGAAATCAACTTGGACCAGAAAGACAGCAGCACTGGACAAATCTCAGTTGTGCTTGACCATGAAAAGATGAATATACCATGGGCCGCTCCCGATGACATCCAGTCAGAGGTTCATGATAAAAGTCCtcccaagaaaagaaaactcaacAAAGTTCACTTAGATCAGGGAGCCAGCATTACTGCACAAGCTTCAGTGGTAACCAAGGCAGAAAACTCAGACAACGTGTGTGTTGCCGAGTCCCAAGAAAATGTGAATTCCATGCCTAAAATGACTTCTAATGGAAAGGGTAAAAATGAAAAGGCAAAGAGAAGCAAGCACATGAGTCTGGAGAACACGAAGAATactattttgaatttcttttctcgAGCGTAA